A genomic stretch from Desulfolutivibrio sulfodismutans DSM 3696 includes:
- a CDS encoding 3-dehydroquinate synthase II family protein → MSKEIWAKAVPFDKKFVTLALESGVDAILADDADVEKIQALGRVRVVPLSGVAIAAVAAKADEEEAVRLAASGRTVFLARGCEIIPVENILAQVTGIGLEAASLAEAKLAAGILERGVDRILVLPEAAADLKKIVAELKISQGTIGLSPAVVTEITPVGLGHRVCVDTISMLRTGQGMLVGNSSAFTFLVHAETESNPYVAARPFRINAGAVHAYAAMPGDKTRYLEELAAGDEVLIVSATGETSLAVVGRVKVEVRPMLLVAARIGDTEGKLFLQNAETIRLVRADGSPVSVVSLRVGDEILCRTDVAGRHFGMRIAEDIKEG, encoded by the coding sequence ATGAGCAAGGAAATCTGGGCGAAAGCCGTTCCCTTCGACAAAAAGTTCGTCACCCTGGCGCTTGAGTCCGGCGTGGACGCCATCCTGGCCGACGACGCCGACGTGGAAAAAATCCAGGCCCTGGGCCGGGTGCGGGTGGTCCCCCTGTCCGGGGTGGCCATCGCGGCCGTGGCCGCCAAGGCCGACGAGGAAGAGGCCGTGCGCCTGGCCGCCTCGGGCCGCACGGTCTTTCTGGCCCGGGGCTGCGAGATCATCCCGGTGGAGAACATCCTGGCCCAGGTCACGGGCATCGGCCTCGAAGCCGCCAGCCTGGCCGAGGCCAAGCTGGCCGCAGGCATCCTGGAACGCGGCGTGGACCGCATCCTGGTCCTCCCCGAGGCGGCGGCCGATCTGAAGAAAATCGTGGCCGAACTCAAAATCAGCCAGGGAACCATCGGCCTCTCCCCGGCCGTGGTCACCGAGATCACCCCCGTGGGCCTGGGGCACCGGGTCTGCGTGGACACCATCTCCATGCTGCGTACCGGCCAGGGCATGCTGGTGGGCAATTCCAGCGCGTTCACCTTCCTGGTCCACGCCGAGACCGAGTCCAACCCCTACGTGGCCGCCCGGCCCTTCCGGATCAACGCCGGGGCCGTGCACGCCTACGCCGCCATGCCCGGGGACAAGACCCGCTACCTCGAGGAACTGGCCGCAGGCGACGAGGTGCTCATCGTCTCGGCCACGGGCGAAACCTCCCTGGCCGTGGTGGGCCGGGTCAAGGTGGAGGTGCGGCCCATGCTGCTCGTGGCCGCCAGAATCGGCGACACCGAAGGCAAGCTCTTTCTGCAAAACGCCGAGACCATCCGGCTGGTGCGCGCCGACGGCTCGCCCGTGAGCGTGGTTTCCCTACGCGTGGGCGACGAGATCCTGTGCCGCACGGACGTGGCCGGACGCCATTTCGGCATGCGCATCGCCGAAGACATCAAGGAGGGCTGA
- a CDS encoding 2-amino-3,7-dideoxy-D-threo-hept-6-ulosonate synthase — translation MLLGKAVRLERILNRNTHRTIIVPMDHGVTVGPIDGLIDMREAVNQVAEGGANAVLMHKGLPRCSHRGRGRDVGLIIHLSASTTLSPYPNAKILVATVEDALKLGADGVSLHVNLGDETERHMLEHFGEVTSKAAEWGMPVLAMVYARGPKVKNEYDPEIVRHCARVGTELGADVVKVPYTGDVDSFARVAEACCIPVVIAGGPKMDNDRDLIQMAHDSVQAGGSGLSIGRNIFQHRQPARIVQALHGIVQRNWDVDQAMELLADNT, via the coding sequence ATGCTTTTGGGGAAAGCCGTACGACTTGAGCGTATCTTGAATCGCAACACCCACCGCACCATCATCGTCCCCATGGACCACGGCGTCACCGTGGGCCCCATCGACGGCTTGATCGACATGCGCGAGGCCGTCAACCAGGTGGCCGAGGGCGGGGCCAACGCCGTGCTCATGCACAAGGGACTCCCCCGCTGCTCCCACCGGGGACGCGGCCGCGACGTGGGGCTGATCATCCACCTCTCCGCCTCGACCACCCTGTCTCCCTATCCCAACGCCAAGATCCTGGTGGCCACCGTGGAAGACGCCCTCAAACTCGGGGCCGACGGCGTGTCCCTGCACGTGAACCTGGGCGACGAGACCGAGCGGCACATGCTCGAACACTTCGGCGAGGTCACCTCCAAGGCCGCCGAATGGGGAATGCCGGTTCTGGCCATGGTCTACGCCCGGGGGCCCAAGGTCAAAAACGAATACGACCCCGAGATCGTGCGCCACTGCGCCCGGGTGGGCACGGAACTGGGCGCGGACGTGGTCAAGGTGCCCTACACCGGCGACGTGGACAGTTTCGCCCGGGTGGCCGAGGCCTGCTGCATCCCCGTGGTCATCGCCGGCGGCCCCAAGATGGACAACGACCGCGACCTGATCCAGATGGCCCACGACTCGGTCCAGGCCGGAGGCTCGGGCCTGTCCATCGGCCGCAACATCTTCCAGCACCGCCAACCGGCACGCATCGTCCAGGCCCTGCACGGCATCGTCCAGCGCAACTGGGACGTGGACCAGGCCATGGAACTTCTGGCCGACAACACATGA
- the aprB gene encoding adenylyl-sulfate reductase subunit beta, producing the protein MPTFVDPSKCDGCKGGEKTACMYICPNDLMILDPQEMKAYNQEPSACWECYSCVKICPQGAIGARPYADFAPMGGTSIPMRSADSIMWTIKFRNGNIKRYKFPIRTTPEGSIKPYDGKPEGANLDDELLFTETKLVEPKEVLMKAFPVTESDTVQCWLDGFCK; encoded by the coding sequence ATGCCTACCTTTGTTGATCCGAGCAAGTGTGACGGATGCAAAGGCGGTGAAAAAACCGCGTGCATGTACATTTGCCCCAATGACCTGATGATCCTCGATCCCCAGGAAATGAAGGCTTACAACCAGGAACCCTCGGCTTGCTGGGAGTGCTATTCCTGCGTGAAGATCTGCCCCCAGGGCGCCATCGGCGCCCGTCCCTACGCCGACTTTGCGCCCATGGGCGGCACCTCGATCCCCATGCGCTCGGCCGACTCCATCATGTGGACCATCAAGTTCCGCAATGGCAACATCAAGCGGTACAAATTCCCCATCCGGACCACCCCGGAAGGCTCCATCAAGCCCTATGACGGCAAGCCCGAAGGCGCCAACCTGGACGACGAACTGCTGTTCACCGAGACCAAGCTGGTCGAGCCCAAGGAAGTCCTGATGAAGGCCTTCCCGGTGACCGAGTCCGACACCGTGCAGTGCTGGCTTGACGGTTTCTGCAAGTAA
- the qmoC gene encoding quinone-interacting membrane-bound oxidoreductase complex subunit QmoC, giving the protein MSQVAKIQPDLQFVKELQAVGGESLKKCYQCATCSVACPLAPPENPFPRKEMVWAQWGLKDRFEGDIDIWLCHNCQTCSELCPRGARPGDLISALRNMTYRKLVKPSIVGEWMSSSKYLPILIAIPAVLFLLIWYISTGLTIPEGEIVYGKVFYGDYYIDPPFTLLALFVAFTFFRGAVTLWKSFDKALPKTLVIGKQRVKPTLLESVKAVLLGEIATHVKWNECGNDNTERFKGHLSLFYGFLALAVVTGVVAAGHWGGKVLTFIAPIGHTPMPLWSPVKLLANVGAVLLLVGLTYLTRRRLNADSSKSTSSYYDWYLLGVIWAVALTGIGSELFRLSGVATLAYPVYYLHLIAVFMLFAYLPWSKLGHLVYRTTALVYAHQVGRLPLAREEEKIFMV; this is encoded by the coding sequence ATGTCGCAAGTTGCAAAAATCCAACCCGATCTGCAGTTCGTCAAGGAATTGCAGGCCGTCGGCGGGGAATCCCTCAAAAAGTGCTATCAGTGCGCCACGTGCAGCGTGGCCTGCCCCCTGGCGCCGCCTGAGAATCCCTTTCCCCGCAAGGAGATGGTCTGGGCCCAGTGGGGCTTAAAGGACCGCTTTGAGGGCGATATCGACATCTGGCTGTGCCACAACTGCCAGACCTGCTCGGAATTGTGCCCGCGCGGAGCGCGTCCCGGCGATCTGATCAGCGCGCTTCGCAACATGACGTACCGCAAGCTGGTCAAGCCCTCCATCGTGGGCGAGTGGATGAGTTCGAGCAAGTATCTGCCCATTCTCATCGCCATCCCGGCCGTGCTGTTCCTTCTTATTTGGTACATCAGCACCGGGTTGACCATCCCCGAGGGCGAGATCGTCTACGGCAAGGTCTTCTACGGCGACTACTACATCGACCCGCCGTTTACGCTTCTGGCCTTGTTCGTGGCCTTCACCTTCTTTCGGGGTGCGGTCACCCTGTGGAAGTCCTTTGACAAGGCCCTGCCCAAGACCCTGGTCATCGGCAAGCAGCGGGTCAAGCCGACGCTTCTCGAGTCCGTCAAGGCCGTGCTTCTGGGCGAAATCGCCACCCACGTGAAGTGGAACGAGTGCGGCAACGACAATACCGAGCGTTTCAAAGGCCACCTGAGCCTGTTTTACGGCTTCCTGGCCCTGGCCGTGGTCACCGGCGTAGTGGCGGCCGGACACTGGGGCGGCAAGGTGCTGACGTTTATCGCCCCCATCGGCCACACCCCCATGCCCCTGTGGAGTCCGGTGAAGCTTCTGGCCAACGTGGGCGCGGTGCTGCTCCTGGTGGGGCTGACCTACCTGACCCGGCGTCGTCTCAATGCCGATTCCTCGAAATCCACGTCGTCGTACTACGACTGGTACTTGCTTGGCGTCATCTGGGCCGTGGCCTTGACGGGCATCGGTTCGGAACTGTTCCGCTTGTCCGGTGTGGCGACCCTTGCCTATCCGGTCTACTATCTGCACCTCATCGCCGTGTTCATGCTGTTCGCCTATCTGCCCTGGTCCAAGCTCGGGCATCTGGTCTATCGCACCACGGCATTGGTGTATGCCCATCAGGTCGGTCGTCTGCCCCTGGCCCGTGAAGAAGAAAAAATTTTCATGGTTTAA
- a CDS encoding VgrG-related protein, which yields MSIDLSQLTLMRARQDLDGAMAGLGTSSASDPLKFRTMLASRLGIDGQVLGAGEAFAGKALMQDLSGLGLGEGASTDDAVLGLSGLGAGLSGLGGDESFGDGLGGMNMLKYNALHTLAKIADTTPTSVQAAAQSAALSGTDAAGSNEVRRSVVKNAVRMVVNSGARHPDDLGHLTRAAKGENAGFTQSEEELFMAAAKAENSLEQRMQAESKVQGAATGPVLASSLERSAGSLSSRYESGGAIDCIGYDKKGGTSYGQYQIASKTGTMENFIKFLDDKAPDIATRLKNAGPSDTGGKTGSMPEEWKEIASEDPKRFEALQHEFIRVNNYSPAAKSIVLTSGVDVNSRSHALREVLWSTAVQHGPNGAERIFSKAIETAQTTKTGQDFDKAVIEEVYSIRQRQFGSHGRRIREAVTARFQDEKSSAIAMLDQTAA from the coding sequence ATGTCGATCGACCTCTCCCAACTCACCCTCATGCGCGCCCGCCAGGATCTGGACGGGGCCATGGCCGGTCTGGGAACCTCCTCGGCAAGCGATCCTTTGAAGTTTCGGACCATGCTGGCCAGCCGCCTGGGCATTGACGGCCAGGTGCTTGGGGCCGGGGAGGCCTTTGCCGGAAAGGCCTTGATGCAGGATTTGTCCGGGCTCGGCCTGGGGGAGGGCGCGTCCACCGATGATGCGGTGCTTGGACTGTCAGGGCTTGGCGCGGGGCTTTCCGGTCTGGGCGGCGACGAATCCTTCGGGGATGGCCTGGGCGGGATGAACATGCTCAAATACAATGCCCTGCACACCCTGGCAAAGATTGCCGACACCACCCCAACTTCGGTCCAGGCTGCGGCCCAGTCCGCAGCCCTGTCCGGGACGGATGCCGCCGGTTCGAATGAAGTGCGCCGCAGCGTGGTCAAAAACGCCGTGCGCATGGTGGTGAATTCCGGGGCCAGACATCCGGACGATCTCGGGCATCTGACCCGGGCCGCCAAGGGCGAGAACGCCGGATTCACCCAGAGCGAGGAAGAGCTGTTCATGGCCGCGGCCAAGGCCGAAAACAGCCTTGAGCAGCGGATGCAGGCGGAATCCAAGGTGCAAGGCGCGGCGACAGGGCCGGTGTTGGCCTCCAGCCTGGAACGATCCGCTGGTTCCCTCAGTTCCCGCTACGAATCCGGCGGGGCCATCGATTGCATCGGCTATGACAAAAAGGGCGGCACCTCCTACGGCCAGTACCAGATCGCCTCCAAGACCGGGACCATGGAGAATTTCATCAAGTTCCTGGATGACAAGGCCCCGGACATCGCCACCCGGCTCAAGAACGCCGGGCCCTCCGACACCGGCGGCAAGACCGGCAGCATGCCCGAGGAGTGGAAGGAAATCGCCTCCGAGGATCCCAAGCGGTTCGAGGCCCTGCAGCACGAATTCATCCGGGTCAACAACTATTCCCCGGCGGCCAAGAGCATCGTCCTGACCTCCGGGGTGGATGTGAACAGCCGGTCCCATGCCCTGCGCGAGGTGTTGTGGAGCACGGCCGTGCAACATGGGCCAAACGGGGCGGAACGCATTTTCAGCAAGGCCATCGAAACGGCCCAGACCACCAAGACCGGTCAGGATTTTGACAAGGCGGTCATCGAGGAAGTCTATTCCATCCGGCAGCGGCAGTTCGGCAGCCATGGCAGACGCATCCGCGAGGCGGTCACGGCCCGCTTCCAGGACGAGAAGAGTTCCGCCATCGCCATGCTGGACCAGACCGCCGCCTAA
- the aprA gene encoding adenylyl-sulfate reductase subunit alpha translates to MPTIPVKEEPKGIALAEPELIEKDVDILMVGGGMGTCGAAYEACRWADKIGGIKIMLLDKASLERSGAVAQGLSAINTYVGENPVDDYVRMVRTDLMGLVREDLIFDLGRHVDDSVHLFEEWGLPCWVKEGDHNLDGAAAKAKGVSLRTGAAPVRSGRWQIMINGESYKCIVAEAAKNALGQDRYMERVFVVKLLLDANEKNRIAGAVGFSTRENKVYVFKTNAMVVACGGAVNVYRPRSTGEGMGRAWYPVWNSGSTYTMCAQVGAEMTMMENRFVPARFKDGYGPVGAWFLLFKAKATNAKGEDYCVTNRAMLKPYEDRGYAKGHVIPTCLRNHMMLREMREGRGPIYMDTATALQTTFAKLTPEQQKHLEAEAWEDFLDMCVGQANLWACMNIEPEVSGSEIMPTEPYLLGSHSGCCGIWVSGPDEKWVPDDYKVKADNGKVYNRMTTVNGLWTCADGVGASGHKFSSGSHAEGRIVGKQMVRWVADHKDFKPALKQSAAELAKEIYQPWHTFQEGKAASTDPVVNPNYISPHNFMMRLVKCTDEYGGGCATLYTTSKTLLDTGFKLLQMLEEDSKKLAARDLHELMRCWEQYHRLWTVRLHMTHIMFREETRYPGFYYRGDFLGLDDSKWKCFVNSVYDPETKETKVFKKTYHQIIPD, encoded by the coding sequence ATGCCTACCATTCCCGTTAAGGAAGAGCCCAAAGGTATCGCCCTTGCCGAGCCGGAACTGATCGAAAAAGACGTCGACATTCTTATGGTCGGCGGCGGCATGGGCACCTGCGGAGCCGCTTACGAGGCGTGCCGTTGGGCCGACAAGATCGGCGGGATCAAGATCATGCTGCTGGACAAGGCTTCGCTTGAGCGTTCCGGCGCCGTGGCCCAGGGCCTGTCCGCCATCAACACCTATGTCGGCGAGAACCCGGTGGACGACTACGTCCGCATGGTCCGCACCGACCTGATGGGCCTCGTGCGCGAAGATCTGATCTTCGACCTGGGCCGTCACGTGGACGACTCCGTCCACCTGTTCGAAGAGTGGGGCCTGCCTTGCTGGGTGAAAGAAGGCGACCACAACCTGGACGGCGCTGCGGCCAAGGCCAAGGGCGTGTCCCTGCGCACCGGCGCGGCCCCTGTCCGCTCCGGCCGTTGGCAGATCATGATCAACGGCGAGTCCTACAAGTGCATCGTGGCCGAGGCGGCGAAAAACGCCCTGGGCCAGGATCGCTACATGGAGCGCGTGTTCGTCGTGAAGCTGCTTTTGGACGCCAACGAGAAGAACCGCATCGCCGGCGCCGTGGGCTTCTCCACCCGCGAAAACAAAGTGTACGTGTTCAAGACCAACGCCATGGTCGTGGCCTGCGGCGGCGCGGTCAACGTGTACCGCCCCCGGTCCACTGGTGAAGGCATGGGTCGCGCCTGGTACCCGGTGTGGAACTCCGGTTCCACCTACACCATGTGCGCTCAGGTCGGCGCCGAGATGACCATGATGGAAAACCGCTTCGTCCCGGCTCGTTTCAAGGACGGTTACGGCCCGGTCGGCGCCTGGTTCCTGCTTTTCAAGGCCAAAGCCACCAACGCCAAGGGTGAAGACTACTGCGTCACCAACCGCGCCATGCTGAAGCCCTACGAGGATCGCGGCTACGCCAAGGGTCACGTCATCCCGACCTGTCTGCGTAACCACATGATGCTTCGCGAAATGCGCGAAGGTCGCGGCCCCATCTACATGGACACCGCCACCGCGCTGCAGACCACCTTCGCCAAGCTCACCCCCGAGCAGCAGAAGCACCTGGAAGCCGAGGCTTGGGAAGACTTCCTCGACATGTGCGTCGGCCAGGCCAACCTGTGGGCCTGCATGAACATCGAGCCCGAAGTCAGCGGCTCCGAGATCATGCCCACCGAGCCGTACCTGCTCGGTTCCCACTCCGGCTGCTGCGGCATCTGGGTTTCCGGCCCCGACGAGAAGTGGGTTCCGGACGACTACAAAGTCAAGGCCGACAACGGCAAAGTCTATAACCGCATGACCACGGTCAACGGCCTGTGGACCTGCGCTGACGGCGTCGGCGCCTCCGGCCACAAGTTCTCCTCCGGTTCCCATGCTGAAGGCCGCATCGTCGGCAAGCAGATGGTGCGCTGGGTGGCGGACCACAAGGACTTCAAGCCCGCCCTGAAGCAGAGCGCCGCCGAGCTGGCCAAGGAAATCTACCAGCCGTGGCACACCTTCCAGGAAGGCAAGGCCGCTTCGACGGATCCCGTCGTCAACCCCAACTACATCAGCCCGCACAACTTCATGATGCGCCTGGTGAAGTGCACGGACGAGTACGGCGGAGGCTGCGCCACCCTGTACACCACGTCCAAGACCCTGCTGGACACCGGCTTCAAGTTGCTGCAGATGCTGGAAGAGGACAGCAAGAAGCTGGCCGCCCGCGATCTGCACGAACTGATGCGTTGCTGGGAGCAGTACCACCGCCTGTGGACCGTCCGTCTGCACATGACCCACATCATGTTCCGCGAAGAAACCCGCTACCCGGGCTTCTACTATCGCGGCGACTTCCTGGGCCTGGACGACAGCAAGTGGAAGTGCTTCGTCAACTCCGTGTACGATCCGGAGACCAAGGAAACCAAGGTCTTCAAGAAGACCTACCACCAGATCATTCCGGACTAA
- a CDS encoding hydrogenase iron-sulfur subunit: MAEKIGVYIDESSIAPHLDAGDLAAFVKEKLGGTCPVIKTHKRLSSPAAVADIKSDIEAGSIDAVLLCGTSPRVDWEVFDFGDKVLVDRVNLREFGVLAYKNPDGSTLAKDEAAPDLLKMVARDYVKMGVMKLTKMKAPDPEMVESVKTILVIGGGFTGLNAALSAVKGGFDVVLLEKTGALGGKAATQYKTFPMAYPYTEAHAIGIEKLIAEVTGNAKIKVKTGTTLKELQGAPGNYTAVLTGPGGESSEPIGAVVLAAGWSPQDTEYLKPFGYGIYKNVITTAEFEAMAKNGGIKRPSDGKAPGSVLFAVDVAALIKEIPAPEPEAPAEGETAPAAPAAAAAPEEAEAKTNFMEVKTAKHLIYSSELTSLVALKQAGYVDEMLPGSVAMIVYDSMMVPGINERYYRAAQDKPGVMLTKGTITGVKEAPGGMLTVSATGTLLGAEAEFTADLVVLPTGLVPATATDPTINLVYRQGPAFPDLDLFDGYADSNYICFPYETRRTGIYAAGCVRQPMTMAQAKDDADGAVLKAIQCITSSNRGVAVHPRSGDRSFPVFNFVRCTQCKRCTEECPFGALDDDEKGTPKPNPTRCRRCGTCMGACPERVISFDNYNVDMIGSMIREMDIPPKIDEGGPRVLILACENDAYPALDMAALRGKHWSPYVRIIPVRCLGSVNAIWVADAMSKGVDGVMMLGCKYGDDYQCHFVKGSEICNRRKENIAESLKRLGVEPERVEQYQVSIDEYDKVPDMIDSFIEMVLKIGPNPFKGY; this comes from the coding sequence ATGGCCGAAAAAATCGGTGTGTATATAGATGAGTCCAGCATCGCCCCGCACCTGGACGCGGGAGATCTGGCCGCCTTCGTCAAGGAAAAGCTCGGCGGCACGTGTCCGGTCATCAAGACCCACAAACGCCTTTCGAGCCCCGCCGCCGTGGCCGACATCAAAAGCGATATCGAGGCTGGCAGCATCGACGCCGTCTTATTGTGCGGCACCTCCCCCCGCGTGGACTGGGAAGTCTTCGATTTCGGGGACAAGGTGCTTGTTGATCGCGTGAACCTGCGCGAATTCGGCGTGTTGGCCTATAAAAACCCGGACGGCAGCACGCTTGCCAAGGATGAGGCCGCCCCGGATCTGCTCAAGATGGTGGCCAGGGACTACGTCAAGATGGGGGTGATGAAGCTCACCAAGATGAAGGCCCCCGATCCGGAAATGGTCGAATCCGTCAAGACCATCCTGGTCATCGGCGGCGGCTTCACCGGCCTGAATGCGGCCCTGTCCGCCGTCAAGGGCGGCTTCGACGTGGTGCTCCTGGAAAAGACCGGCGCTCTGGGCGGCAAAGCCGCCACCCAGTACAAGACCTTCCCCATGGCCTATCCGTACACCGAGGCGCACGCCATCGGCATCGAGAAGCTCATCGCCGAGGTCACGGGCAACGCCAAAATCAAGGTCAAAACCGGGACCACCCTCAAAGAGCTCCAGGGCGCGCCCGGCAACTACACGGCCGTTTTGACCGGCCCGGGCGGCGAGTCCTCGGAGCCCATCGGGGCCGTGGTCCTGGCCGCCGGTTGGTCTCCCCAGGATACCGAATATCTGAAGCCCTTCGGCTACGGGATCTATAAAAACGTCATCACCACGGCCGAGTTCGAGGCCATGGCCAAAAACGGCGGCATCAAGCGCCCCTCGGACGGCAAGGCCCCGGGCAGCGTCCTTTTCGCCGTGGACGTGGCCGCCCTGATCAAAGAGATCCCTGCCCCCGAGCCCGAGGCCCCGGCCGAAGGCGAGACCGCTCCCGCCGCTCCGGCCGCCGCCGCAGCGCCTGAAGAGGCCGAGGCCAAGACCAACTTCATGGAAGTCAAAACCGCCAAGCACCTCATCTACAGCTCTGAATTGACCAGCCTCGTGGCGCTGAAGCAGGCTGGCTACGTGGACGAAATGCTGCCCGGTTCCGTGGCCATGATCGTCTACGACTCCATGATGGTCCCGGGCATCAACGAACGCTACTATCGCGCCGCCCAGGACAAGCCCGGGGTGATGCTCACCAAGGGAACCATCACCGGCGTCAAGGAAGCCCCCGGCGGCATGCTGACGGTCAGCGCCACGGGAACCCTGCTTGGGGCTGAGGCGGAATTCACGGCCGATCTGGTGGTTCTGCCCACGGGGCTGGTTCCGGCCACGGCCACCGACCCCACCATCAACCTGGTGTACCGCCAGGGACCGGCCTTCCCGGACCTGGACCTGTTCGACGGCTACGCCGACTCGAACTATATCTGCTTCCCCTACGAGACCCGCCGCACGGGCATCTACGCGGCTGGGTGCGTGCGCCAGCCCATGACCATGGCCCAGGCCAAGGACGATGCTGACGGCGCGGTCCTCAAGGCCATCCAGTGCATCACCTCGTCCAACCGGGGCGTTGCCGTGCATCCGCGCTCGGGCGACCGGTCCTTCCCGGTGTTCAACTTCGTGCGCTGCACCCAGTGCAAACGCTGCACCGAGGAATGTCCCTTCGGGGCCCTGGACGACGATGAAAAGGGAACGCCGAAACCCAATCCCACGCGCTGCCGCCGCTGCGGCACCTGTATGGGCGCGTGTCCGGAGCGGGTCATCTCCTTTGACAACTACAATGTCGACATGATCGGCTCCATGATCCGCGAAATGGACATCCCGCCCAAGATCGACGAGGGCGGCCCCCGGGTGCTGATCCTGGCCTGCGAAAACGACGCCTATCCGGCCCTGGACATGGCGGCGCTTCGCGGCAAGCATTGGAGTCCCTACGTGCGCATCATCCCGGTGCGCTGCCTGGGCTCGGTCAACGCCATCTGGGTGGCCGACGCCATGTCCAAAGGCGTGGACGGGGTGATGATGCTCGGTTGCAAATACGGCGACGACTATCAGTGCCACTTCGTCAAGGGTTCGGAGATCTGCAACCGCCGCAAGGAAAACATCGCGGAGTCGCTCAAGCGTCTGGGTGTGGAGCCCGAGCGCGTGGAGCAATACCAGGTGTCCATCGACGAGTACGACAAGGTCCCGGACATGATCGATTCGTTTATCGAGATGGTCCTGAAAATTGGGCCGAACCCGTTCAAAGGATACTAG
- a CDS encoding CoB--CoM heterodisulfide reductase iron-sulfur subunit A family protein: MSSSAILVVGGGFSGITAALEAAEVGHEVFIVEKNPFLGGRVMQLNKYFPKLCPPSCGLEIQFQRIKNNKNVKFFTMAEVTKVTGKPGDYDVTISIRPRYVEPGSLDLSDAAEALSKDVPSEFELGMGSRKALYMDVPFAFPNRYVLDKDNCSKEDLASLAGTDIINMGDAPKEVTVKVGSIIYATGWKPYDVTRLTNLGAGSIKNCVSNMQLERLASPSGPTNGCIVRPSDGRTPRSIAFVQCAGSRDENHLNYCSYICCMASLKQAAYVREQYPNARITIYYIDLRTPGRYENFAKKILADDKIATVKGKVAAVAEDSATGDVLLTVEDAVTGIKSENRFEMAVLATGMQPSLAGQKLPVDVALDEMGFLVGGEEKGIFAAGCAKTPLDVMKSAQSATGAAMKAIQTVRGR; the protein is encoded by the coding sequence ATGTCGAGCAGCGCGATACTCGTCGTCGGCGGCGGCTTCAGCGGGATCACCGCCGCATTGGAAGCCGCTGAAGTCGGCCACGAAGTGTTCATTGTCGAGAAAAATCCCTTCTTGGGCGGCCGGGTAATGCAGCTCAACAAGTATTTTCCAAAGCTGTGCCCCCCGTCCTGCGGGCTGGAGATCCAGTTCCAGCGCATCAAAAACAATAAGAACGTCAAGTTTTTCACCATGGCCGAGGTGACCAAGGTCACGGGCAAGCCCGGCGATTACGATGTGACCATAAGCATCCGGCCCCGGTATGTGGAACCCGGCAGCCTTGATCTGTCCGATGCCGCCGAGGCCCTTTCCAAGGACGTGCCAAGCGAGTTCGAACTGGGCATGGGCAGCCGCAAGGCCCTGTACATGGACGTGCCGTTCGCCTTCCCCAATCGCTACGTCCTGGACAAGGACAACTGTTCGAAAGAGGATCTGGCTTCCCTGGCCGGAACCGACATCATCAACATGGGCGACGCCCCCAAGGAAGTGACGGTCAAGGTCGGCAGCATCATCTACGCCACCGGCTGGAAGCCCTACGACGTCACCCGCCTGACTAATCTGGGCGCCGGAAGCATCAAAAACTGCGTGTCCAACATGCAGCTCGAGCGTCTGGCCTCGCCCAGCGGCCCCACGAACGGCTGCATCGTGCGCCCCTCCGACGGCCGCACCCCGCGCTCCATCGCCTTCGTGCAGTGCGCCGGCTCCCGCGACGAAAACCACTTGAACTACTGTTCCTACATCTGCTGCATGGCCTCCCTCAAGCAGGCCGCCTATGTTCGCGAGCAGTATCCGAACGCGCGCATCACCATCTATTATATCGATCTGCGTACCCCCGGGCGCTACGAGAACTTCGCCAAAAAGATCCTGGCCGACGACAAGATCGCCACGGTCAAGGGCAAGGTCGCGGCAGTGGCCGAGGATTCCGCCACCGGCGACGTGCTGCTCACCGTGGAGGACGCGGTGACCGGCATCAAGTCCGAGAACCGTTTCGAGATGGCGGTTCTGGCCACGGGCATGCAGCCGAGCCTGGCCGGACAGAAACTGCCGGTGGACGTGGCCCTTGACGAGATGGGATTTCTCGTGGGCGGCGAGGAGAAAGGCATATTCGCCGCCGGATGCGCCAAGACGCCGCTTGATGTCATGAAATCGGCCCAATCCGCGACCGGCGCGGCCATGAAAGCGATTCAAACGGTGAGAGGGAGGTAG
- a CDS encoding cysteine-rich small domain-containing protein gives MKPSHRFFQNVQCEYFPCHQGLDPAEFNCLFCFCPLYFLPDCGGNFILRSGIKDCTGCIRPHRPGGYDEIIARLRAEAARARDADLSASGSERTREG, from the coding sequence ATGAAGCCAAGCCACCGCTTTTTCCAGAATGTCCAGTGCGAGTATTTCCCCTGCCATCAGGGGCTTGATCCCGCCGAATTCAACTGCCTGTTCTGCTTCTGTCCCCTGTATTTCCTCCCGGACTGCGGCGGAAATTTCATCCTTCGCAGCGGCATCAAGGATTGCACGGGCTGCATCCGGCCCCACCGCCCAGGCGGCTACGACGAAATCATCGCCCGCCTGCGGGCCGAGGCCGCCCGGGCCCGGGACGCCGACCTGTCGGCCAGCGGATCGGAAAGGACGCGGGAAGGCTGA